TTAGAGAATCTAGCATGATATCAGTTGTAGAAGCCAAAAATATTGTTCAGTCTCAACAGGCCAATTGGGGAATGGTAAGTCTACCATTGGAACAGAGCATGGGAGAAGTGTTGGCTGAAGATATTTATGCAGACAGAGATTTCCCACCATTTGATCGGGTGACGATGGATGGAATAGCATTGAGCTTTGATGCCTTTGATGCTGGAAAAAGAGATTTCAAAATACAAGAAATTCAATTAGCGGGAGTGCCAGCTGCTACCTTGAAAGATCAGGAGTATGCCATTGAAATCATGACTGGAGCTATTTTGAGTGTAGGCTGTGATTTGATTATTCGCTATGAGGATTTGGAGTTGTATGAAAAAGAAGGAGAGCAATGGGTGGAAATAAATCTTGACTCAGCCGACCGATGGAAAAATGTACATAGACAGGGGAGCGATCAAGAAAAGGGAGAATTGTTGGTCCCTAAGGGAGTGGTGATTTCAGCGGCCGAGGTGGCTATCATGGCGACGGTTGGTCATAGTCAGGTCTTAGTCAATAAAAAGCCCAAAGTGGCTATTGTGTCTACTGGAGATGAATTGGTAGATGTTGATCGGGTACCCTTACCCCACCAGATCAGAAAGTCCAATTCAGTAGCCATTCAAGCTTCCTTAAATCAGCTAAGAGTTCCGAACGAATGCTTTCATTTGCTGGATGATAAAGAAGAACTGAGACTAAAAATAGAAAATATTCTAAATGAATTTGATGTAGTACTACTGAGCGGTGGTGTATCAAAGGGTAAAGCGGACTATTTACCAGAAATTTTGGAAGAGCTTAATGTGGAGAAGCTGTTTCATAAGGTAGCTCAAAGACCCGGGAAGCCCTTTTGGTTTGGTGCAAATCAATCAGGTAAGCAAGTGTTTGCGTTTCCGGGCAATCCCATATCTACTTACATGTGTTTTAGGGTTTATTTTATCCCGTGGATGATGCAGTGTTTAGGAAGGAGTGTTGAGGTAAAGACAGCTGTATTGAAAGAAAATATTACTTTCAAGCCAGAATTAGGCTATTTTCTTCAAGTAAGAAGTGTTATAGGAAACAATGGTTTGATTGAAGCGTATCCCGAAACAGGAAAT
The sequence above is drawn from the Reichenbachiella sp. genome and encodes:
- a CDS encoding molybdopterin molybdotransferase MoeA; this translates as MISVVEAKNIVQSQQANWGMVSLPLEQSMGEVLAEDIYADRDFPPFDRVTMDGIALSFDAFDAGKRDFKIQEIQLAGVPAATLKDQEYAIEIMTGAILSVGCDLIIRYEDLELYEKEGEQWVEINLDSADRWKNVHRQGSDQEKGELLVPKGVVISAAEVAIMATVGHSQVLVNKKPKVAIVSTGDELVDVDRVPLPHQIRKSNSVAIQASLNQLRVPNECFHLLDDKEELRLKIENILNEFDVVLLSGGVSKGKADYLPEILEELNVEKLFHKVAQRPGKPFWFGANQSGKQVFAFPGNPISTYMCFRVYFIPWMMQCLGRSVEVKTAVLKENITFKPELGYFLQVRSVIGNNGLIEAYPETGNGSGDLANLAKSDAFLFLPPGEQLYKSENSHEYYSFDISSLA